Proteins from one Phyllobacterium zundukense genomic window:
- a CDS encoding ABC transporter permease codes for MNQPGFLDVISFGPGGWGAALLAGAWMTVLIAISGFLIGSIIGTFGAWAKISGGRTIRAIADGYTTVLRGIPDLLVIYLFYFGGSAAVTAIGRFFGSEGFIGFPGFLAGALAVGITSGAQQTEVFRGAFKAVHRGEIEAAVACGMSRALRFRRIIAPLTLRHALPGMGNVWQVVLKESALVSITGVAELLRQAQVGAGSTGMPFNFYVVAGAIYLTISTFSGALLQWSERYFSRGVRRN; via the coding sequence ATGAACCAGCCGGGCTTCCTTGACGTCATCAGCTTTGGACCGGGAGGGTGGGGTGCGGCCCTTCTCGCCGGAGCCTGGATGACGGTGCTCATCGCTATATCCGGTTTTCTGATCGGTTCGATCATAGGCACATTCGGCGCTTGGGCAAAGATCTCCGGCGGCAGGACAATACGGGCTATCGCTGATGGATATACCACTGTGCTGCGCGGCATTCCCGACCTTCTCGTCATCTATCTGTTCTATTTCGGCGGCAGTGCAGCGGTAACAGCGATCGGGCGTTTTTTCGGCTCGGAGGGGTTTATCGGCTTTCCGGGGTTTCTGGCCGGTGCATTGGCGGTCGGCATCACGTCGGGCGCCCAGCAGACAGAGGTGTTTCGCGGGGCATTCAAGGCCGTGCACCGGGGTGAAATAGAAGCGGCTGTCGCTTGCGGCATGTCGCGCGCTCTGCGCTTCCGGAGGATCATCGCACCATTGACGCTGCGTCACGCGCTGCCCGGTATGGGCAATGTCTGGCAGGTCGTGTTGAAGGAATCGGCCCTCGTGTCGATTACGGGCGTCGCTGAATTGCTGCGGCAGGCCCAGGTGGGCGCCGGATCGACTGGAATGCCCTTCAACTTCTATGTCGTGGCCGGCGCGATTTACCTGACGATCTCGACCTTCTCCGGTGCGCTGCTGCAATGGTCCGAGCGCTACTTTTCACGCGGTGTCAGGAGGAACTGA
- a CDS encoding ABC transporter permease has product MDWTFTLETFISLVAAIPLTLQLAATSILLGAFLALGLALLRLSGIRVLDWFARFYVFVFRGTPLLVQIFLIYYGLSQFPAVRHTILWPILREPYWCAVIALTLNTAAYASEIIRGGLLSVPHGQIEAARACGMPRFMVFRRIVLPLAIRQALPGYGNEMISMVKATSLASIITLMEVTGVAAKIISETYRAIEVFIVAGVIYLTINFLLTRLVHVVEYMLSPHLRAPRLQTPVQGESK; this is encoded by the coding sequence ATGGATTGGACATTTACGCTTGAAACGTTCATCAGCCTTGTCGCGGCTATTCCACTGACGCTGCAACTCGCTGCCACGTCGATCCTGCTCGGCGCTTTTCTTGCCCTCGGTCTGGCATTGCTTCGGCTTTCCGGGATTCGCGTTCTGGACTGGTTTGCCCGGTTCTACGTATTCGTGTTTCGCGGCACGCCACTGCTGGTGCAAATATTCCTCATCTACTACGGGCTCAGCCAGTTTCCGGCGGTGCGCCATACGATTCTGTGGCCGATACTGCGCGAGCCCTACTGGTGCGCCGTCATTGCATTGACGCTCAATACTGCCGCCTATGCCAGCGAAATCATCCGCGGCGGCCTCTTGTCGGTTCCGCACGGCCAGATAGAAGCTGCCCGAGCGTGCGGCATGCCACGCTTTATGGTTTTCCGGCGGATCGTCTTGCCTCTTGCTATCCGGCAGGCATTGCCTGGATATGGCAACGAGATGATCTCCATGGTGAAAGCGACTTCGCTTGCCTCGATCATCACGCTGATGGAAGTCACCGGGGTCGCCGCGAAAATCATCTCGGAAACCTACCGCGCCATCGAGGTCTTCATCGTCGCTGGCGTAATTTACCTGACCATCAATTTCCTGCTCACGCGGCTGGTGCATGTCGTCGAATACATGCTGAGCCCGCATCTTCGCGCGCCGCGCCTGCAGACCCCCGTTCAAGGAGAGAGCAAATGA
- a CDS encoding ABC transporter ATP-binding protein: MNAQAPAITPLALDVKDLHKSFGNVEVLKGISLGAREGEVVSILGSSGSGKSTLLRCINLLEVPDSGDVTVGDETIRMQRTRDGKSRPADQAQVERIRSRLGMVFQSFNLWSHKTILENVIEAPIHVQKRPRKECVEEAEALLAKVGITEKRDHYPSHLSGGQQQRAAIARALAMRPKVMLFDEPTSALDPELVGEVLRVMRGLAEEGRTMLVVTHEMGFARDVSSRVVFLHKGLVEEDGRPEHVFVNSKSERFKQFIKG; this comes from the coding sequence ATGAACGCTCAAGCGCCTGCGATCACGCCATTGGCGCTCGACGTCAAGGATCTGCACAAGAGCTTCGGCAATGTCGAAGTACTGAAAGGGATTTCGCTCGGCGCCCGCGAGGGCGAGGTCGTCTCGATCCTTGGGTCTTCCGGTTCCGGCAAGTCGACCCTGCTGCGCTGCATCAATCTTCTCGAAGTGCCCGATTCCGGCGACGTAACAGTCGGCGACGAGACGATCCGCATGCAGCGCACGCGCGATGGCAAAAGCCGGCCGGCGGACCAGGCGCAGGTCGAACGCATTCGCTCACGGCTCGGCATGGTGTTTCAAAGCTTCAATCTGTGGTCGCACAAGACCATCCTCGAAAACGTCATCGAAGCACCGATCCATGTGCAGAAGCGCCCGCGCAAAGAGTGCGTGGAAGAGGCTGAAGCGCTTCTTGCGAAAGTCGGTATCACTGAAAAGCGCGATCACTATCCCTCGCATCTGTCGGGTGGTCAGCAGCAACGCGCTGCAATAGCGCGTGCTCTCGCCATGCGGCCGAAGGTGATGCTTTTCGACGAGCCCACCTCGGCGCTCGATCCGGAGCTCGTCGGCGAGGTTCTGCGCGTCATGCGCGGTCTGGCCGAAGAGGGCCGCACCATGCTGGTGGTCACCCACGAGATGGGCTTTGCCCGCGATGTCTCAAGCCGCGTTGTCTTCCTGCACAAGGGGCTCGTCGAGGAGGACGGCCGGCCGGAACATGTTTTCGTCAACTCGAAATCCGAACGATTCAAACAGTTCATCAAAGGCTGA
- a CDS encoding transporter substrate-binding domain-containing protein → MKYAIFTLKALLLSALVFSSAAQAESKKWTQITIATEGAFKPYNFTKPDGTLDGYEIELSKYLCDHMKVECKIVVQDFDGMIPALNAGKFDAIMSGMSATAKREQIIDFSQSYGSTGQAFATLKSSPLAGMEFKGEVFSLASNEAGAVSALEKLKPLLQGKTIGVQTASTGATFVEKYLKDIVEVREYKTTEQHDLDLAAGRVDLVMASMAYLTTSAAKPGNEEMTVAGPRFQGGFLGKGSSVGLRKNEPELKAMFDKAIDAAKADGTIKTLSQKWFGFDVTPL, encoded by the coding sequence ATGAAATATGCAATTTTTACTTTGAAAGCCTTGCTGCTGTCGGCGTTGGTCTTTTCGTCGGCCGCCCAAGCAGAAAGCAAGAAATGGACGCAGATCACCATCGCCACGGAAGGCGCATTCAAGCCGTATAACTTTACCAAGCCCGACGGAACACTCGACGGTTATGAGATCGAGCTTTCGAAATATCTTTGCGATCATATGAAAGTCGAGTGCAAGATCGTCGTCCAGGACTTCGACGGGATGATCCCGGCGCTCAATGCCGGTAAGTTCGACGCCATCATGTCGGGCATGTCGGCGACTGCGAAACGCGAGCAGATCATCGATTTCAGCCAGTCCTATGGTTCCACCGGCCAGGCTTTTGCAACGTTGAAATCAAGCCCGTTGGCAGGCATGGAATTCAAGGGCGAAGTCTTCTCGCTGGCGTCCAATGAAGCAGGTGCCGTCAGCGCTTTGGAGAAACTGAAACCACTTTTGCAAGGCAAGACTATCGGCGTCCAGACAGCCTCGACAGGTGCGACCTTTGTCGAGAAATACTTGAAGGACATTGTCGAGGTTCGCGAATACAAGACCACCGAGCAACACGACCTTGATCTCGCCGCGGGCCGCGTCGATCTCGTCATGGCGTCCATGGCCTATCTCACGACATCGGCCGCCAAGCCAGGCAATGAGGAGATGACTGTGGCCGGTCCGCGCTTTCAGGGTGGGTTCCTGGGCAAAGGCAGCTCGGTCGGTCTGCGCAAGAACGAACCAGAACTCAAAGCGATGTTCGACAAGGCAATCGATGCAGCCAAGGCCGATGGCACGATCAAAACATTATCGCAGAAATGGTTTGGCTTCGACGTTACGCCACTCTGA